The proteins below come from a single Gimesia alba genomic window:
- a CDS encoding HpcH/HpaI aldolase family protein produces the protein MLVKKLKDKLIKGETVYGSLFQYSVVPAMVESIPKNSLDFVIVTPEHTTLDLAEFLPLRYALNSKGIVCLARTHSRDAADVARVCDTFDGVVVPYVEEYEQAQQLAAAAVYRPLKGIVLDKVLKTGKFVNQKTADYIEKKNENTLFIPMIESVPGIKNLEKICSIPGVHAVFVGPGDLTTNMGIPGEYDNPELIAAIQKVIDVANQQHVAAGCWFGTTKQAVRTIRQGARLVVYANDGLMMQHAMESAFSELRKG, from the coding sequence ATGCTGGTGAAGAAGTTGAAAGACAAACTGATCAAAGGTGAAACCGTCTATGGTTCACTGTTTCAGTATTCCGTGGTGCCGGCGATGGTTGAGTCGATACCGAAGAACTCGCTCGACTTTGTGATTGTCACGCCCGAACATACGACCCTCGATCTCGCCGAGTTCCTGCCGCTACGGTATGCATTGAATTCCAAAGGCATCGTCTGTCTGGCCCGCACGCACAGTCGCGATGCTGCGGATGTGGCGCGCGTCTGTGATACCTTTGACGGCGTCGTCGTGCCTTATGTCGAAGAATACGAACAGGCACAACAACTGGCGGCCGCCGCCGTCTATCGGCCGTTGAAAGGGATCGTGCTGGACAAGGTGCTCAAGACGGGTAAATTCGTGAATCAGAAAACGGCTGACTACATCGAGAAAAAGAACGAGAACACGCTGTTCATTCCGATGATCGAATCGGTGCCCGGTATCAAGAACCTGGAAAAAATCTGTTCGATTCCCGGCGTACACGCCGTCTTCGTCGGTCCCGGCGACCTGACGACCAACATGGGCATCCCCGGCGAATATGACAACCCCGAACTGATCGCCGCCATCCAGAAAGTCATCGACGTGGCCAATCAACAGCACGTCGCCGCCGGTTGCTGGTTCGGCACGACAAAGCAGGCCGTCCGCACCATCCGCCAGGGCGCTCGACTGGTCGTGTATGCCAACGACGGCCTGATGATGCAACACGCGATGGAAAGCGCGTTCAGCGAGCTGCGCAAGGGGTAA
- a CDS encoding DUF1501 domain-containing protein: protein MLTIESGKQHRFCDGISRRNFLQIGSLAMGGLSLPQILRAQDLSGKPNSHKSVIMIFLSGGPPHQDWFDLKPEAPSEIRGPREPIATNVPGIEVCELMPRLSRMADKFAFIRSMVGSEGRHASFQCMTGRRSSRQPQGGWPSLGATLSKLQGGTDPAVPPFIGLSPKMRNAPWADVGQPGFLGVAHSAFKPSAEGKADMILNSVNAERLDDRKSLLASLDNMRRQAEVIEDMQGIDAYTKQAFGILTSSKLAQALDLSQEDPKLRDRYGRGSTKPAGYGDAGPLLNDYFLMARRLVEVGVRCVTLAYGRWDWHGKPHGTIFEHEEEHFPMLDQGLTALMEDLQNRGMDKDVSVVVWGEFGRTPRISPKVGRDHWPKVSCAMLAGGGMRTGQVIGSTNRFAEHAEDRPVGFNEVFATLYHNLGIDVNTTTVTDLSGRPTYLVDPTQPMRELI, encoded by the coding sequence ATGTTGACCATCGAGAGTGGCAAACAGCATCGTTTTTGTGACGGAATTTCCCGGCGGAATTTCCTGCAGATCGGTTCGCTGGCAATGGGAGGGCTGTCGTTACCACAAATTCTGCGGGCGCAGGATCTCTCCGGCAAACCGAACTCTCATAAATCAGTTATCATGATTTTTCTGTCGGGCGGCCCGCCGCACCAGGATTGGTTTGATCTCAAACCGGAAGCACCATCTGAAATTCGTGGGCCGCGCGAGCCCATCGCCACCAACGTTCCCGGCATTGAGGTTTGCGAATTGATGCCGCGGCTGTCCCGGATGGCCGACAAGTTTGCGTTTATTCGTTCGATGGTCGGTTCCGAAGGGCGTCATGCTTCGTTCCAGTGTATGACGGGCAGAAGGTCCAGTCGGCAACCACAGGGAGGCTGGCCTTCTTTGGGGGCGACCTTGTCGAAATTGCAGGGGGGGACTGATCCAGCGGTGCCTCCCTTCATCGGGTTGTCGCCGAAGATGCGGAACGCCCCTTGGGCAGACGTGGGACAGCCTGGTTTTCTGGGAGTCGCGCATTCCGCCTTCAAGCCGAGCGCGGAAGGCAAAGCCGACATGATCCTCAACAGTGTCAACGCGGAGCGCCTGGACGATCGCAAATCGCTGTTGGCCTCGCTCGATAATATGCGCCGCCAGGCAGAAGTGATCGAAGACATGCAGGGGATCGATGCTTATACGAAACAGGCGTTTGGCATTCTGACCTCGAGCAAACTGGCTCAGGCACTGGACCTGTCCCAGGAAGATCCGAAGTTACGCGATCGTTATGGGCGCGGCTCGACCAAGCCAGCCGGTTACGGCGACGCGGGACCGTTATTGAACGACTATTTTCTCATGGCCCGACGTCTGGTGGAAGTGGGTGTGCGTTGCGTCACGCTGGCCTACGGTCGTTGGGACTGGCATGGTAAGCCGCACGGCACGATCTTCGAGCATGAAGAAGAACATTTCCCGATGCTCGACCAGGGATTGACCGCGCTGATGGAGGACTTACAAAACCGGGGGATGGACAAAGACGTTTCCGTAGTCGTGTGGGGAGAGTTCGGCCGTACGCCGCGGATCAGCCCCAAGGTCGGTCGGGATCATTGGCCGAAGGTGTCTTGCGCCATGCTGGCCGGAGGCGGCATGCGCACCGGTCAGGTGATTGGTTCCACAAACCGTTTCGCTGAACATGCCGAAGATCGCCCGGTCGGCTTCAACGAAGTGTTTGCCACGCTATATCACAACTTGGGGATCGACGTGAACACCACAACGGTAACCGATCTTTCAGGACGTCCCACGTATCTGGTCGACCCGACCCAGCCGATGCGAGAACTGATTTAA
- the clcA gene encoding H(+)/Cl(-) exchange transporter ClcA, translating into MHETELKRRLELKAAMRVYLLALIIGLGVGTLGSAFHYTVQTTSEIFNVIAKQFSDHKTLAVSIAAVLGALMVGISAFLVRRYAPEAAGSGIQEIEGIMSGLRPLRWRQLLPIKFFGGVLSMGAGLVLGREGPTIHLGGCVGQIVGEKANSNEETMNTLLAAGATAGLSVAFSAPLGAILFMIEEMRRRFKYNFVSLHAVILASITANTVNDQVFGTLPQLPVQLQTWLPKFPPPENLLTSLPFHLLLGALIGALGAGFNTVLLKCLRISDRLNPRTMQIIACSVGAVAGALMVVAPEYVGGGEALVKEIFDKSPVLGFLLALLIVRAILTFLSYSMGVPGGIFAPMLALGALIGTIFGNIAQELAPHAHIYPGSCAIAAMGALFAATVRAPLTGIVLVAEMTASFNLLPAMIITCMTASVVAQSLGSKPVYDMLLERTLEGDGIREE; encoded by the coding sequence ATGCATGAAACAGAGTTGAAACGGAGACTGGAACTCAAAGCGGCAATGCGGGTTTACCTGCTGGCACTCATCATTGGCCTGGGAGTAGGCACGTTAGGGTCGGCCTTTCATTATACCGTGCAGACGACATCAGAAATCTTTAATGTGATCGCAAAACAATTCTCCGATCACAAGACACTGGCAGTCAGCATCGCAGCAGTGCTTGGTGCCCTGATGGTGGGAATCTCTGCGTTCCTCGTCCGTCGCTATGCCCCGGAAGCAGCAGGAAGCGGTATTCAGGAAATCGAAGGCATCATGTCAGGCTTAAGGCCGCTGCGCTGGCGACAATTGCTTCCCATTAAATTTTTCGGTGGTGTGCTGTCGATGGGAGCAGGGCTGGTTCTCGGACGCGAAGGACCAACAATTCACCTGGGCGGCTGCGTCGGTCAGATCGTCGGCGAAAAAGCGAACTCAAACGAAGAGACGATGAATACGCTCCTGGCCGCGGGTGCAACCGCCGGGTTGAGTGTGGCCTTCAGTGCGCCCCTGGGTGCGATCCTGTTTATGATCGAAGAGATGCGGCGGCGGTTTAAATATAACTTCGTTTCCCTGCACGCGGTGATCCTGGCCAGCATTACTGCGAACACGGTCAACGATCAGGTGTTTGGCACACTGCCGCAGTTACCGGTTCAGCTGCAGACCTGGCTACCCAAGTTTCCCCCGCCGGAAAACCTGCTGACTTCGCTCCCCTTTCATCTCCTGCTCGGTGCGTTGATCGGCGCATTAGGAGCCGGCTTCAACACGGTGCTACTCAAGTGCCTGCGGATTTCTGACAGACTGAACCCTCGGACGATGCAAATCATTGCCTGTTCGGTCGGCGCCGTTGCCGGCGCGCTGATGGTGGTTGCCCCCGAATACGTGGGTGGCGGTGAAGCCCTGGTGAAGGAAATTTTCGACAAATCTCCCGTGCTCGGATTTCTACTGGCACTGCTGATCGTACGGGCGATTTTGACGTTCTTAAGTTATTCGATGGGCGTTCCCGGGGGTATCTTTGCTCCCATGCTGGCGCTGGGCGCTTTGATTGGAACCATTTTCGGAAATATCGCGCAAGAATTGGCACCGCACGCGCACATCTATCCCGGCAGTTGTGCGATTGCCGCGATGGGCGCTCTGTTCGCCGCAACCGTCCGCGCCCCGCTGACGGGCATCGTGCTGGTCGCCGAGATGACTGCCAGCTTCAACCTGCTACCGGCCATGATCATCACCTGCATGACCGCCAGTGTCGTCGCCCAGTCACTGGGCAGCAAACCGGTCTACGATATGCTGCTGGAACGAACGCTCGAAGGAGACGGGATTCGTGAAGAATGA
- a CDS encoding leucine-rich repeat domain-containing protein: protein MSELKDLRELHLWCTPLNDRQLKHLTGLVHLEALSIWGPEITNAGLVHLKPLRNLENLTLDSPQITDAGLIHLKELRNLKSLNLSPTAMNDAGLVHLKRLVNLEELSLEGAQVTDAGLAHLKGLTKLNTLLLTHTNISDTGLVHLSGLSSLKVLWLERTQISDAGLIHFRNLTKLESLDLTETHVKDKGLKYLAGLVNLRRLELDKTQLNDNGLVHLKDLRNLQSLFLTNTQVSDAGLIHLKDLTKLKWLSLDKNRIEGSGLIHLKGLTSLDWLDLTFTQVDNVGLSHLKNLEKLEVLKFFGTRVTDAGLVHLKALKKLSLVEVPKPTVTEAAITQLQSSLPDCTIR from the coding sequence TTGAGTGAATTGAAGGATCTGAGAGAACTCCATCTTTGGTGTACTCCATTGAACGACAGGCAATTGAAACACCTTACAGGACTGGTTCATTTAGAAGCACTCAGTATCTGGGGGCCTGAGATTACAAATGCAGGATTAGTCCATTTGAAACCACTTAGAAATCTGGAAAATCTCACATTAGACAGCCCTCAAATCACAGATGCCGGTTTAATTCATTTGAAGGAACTCAGGAATTTGAAGTCCCTCAATCTGAGCCCGACTGCAATGAATGATGCTGGATTGGTTCACTTGAAAAGGCTCGTCAATTTAGAAGAGCTCTCTCTCGAGGGTGCCCAGGTAACTGATGCGGGACTGGCACATCTGAAAGGATTGACCAAACTCAACACACTACTCCTCACACACACCAATATATCTGACACCGGACTGGTTCATCTGTCAGGATTAAGCAGTTTGAAGGTTCTCTGGTTAGAGAGAACCCAGATCAGCGATGCCGGGTTGATTCATTTCCGTAATCTGACAAAATTAGAATCACTTGATCTGACTGAAACCCATGTTAAGGACAAAGGGTTGAAGTATCTGGCGGGACTCGTAAATCTTCGTAGACTTGAATTGGATAAGACTCAGTTAAATGACAACGGATTAGTTCATTTAAAAGACCTGAGGAATTTGCAATCACTTTTCTTGACGAATACCCAGGTCAGTGATGCTGGCTTGATCCATTTGAAAGATCTGACAAAGCTGAAGTGGCTTTCCCTGGATAAAAACCGGATTGAAGGAAGTGGCTTGATTCATCTGAAAGGGCTGACAAGCCTAGACTGGCTCGATCTGACCTTTACGCAGGTCGATAATGTTGGGCTGTCTCATCTGAAGAATCTTGAAAAGTTGGAGGTACTCAAGTTTTTTGGTACACGAGTGACAGATGCAGGCCTGGTTCACCTGAAAGCGCTTAAAAAATTGAGTTTGGTTGAAGTGCCAAAACCAACAGTGACTGAAGCTGCGATAACTCAACTTCAGTCGTCATTACCTGATTGTACGATTAGATAG
- a CDS encoding PA0069 family radical SAM protein, translating to MRHGSHLNPPNRFETTYSEPDLEQLEWDDEYLSQPRRIKYIDDQAKSIVTENDSPDLNFRYSVNPYRGCAHGCSYCYARPFHEYLGFNAGLDFETKIMVKHEAPRLLRDFLSQGDWKPELIAFSGITDCYQPAEREFQLTRQCLAVASEANQPVGIVTKNALVVRDLDLLASMAQRDLIHVSVSITTLDTQLAREMEPRTSIPAARLRAIRELAAAGVPTKVMVSPIIAGLNDHEIPEILQAAKEAGALSASYILLRLPLTVEPVFLEWLERTQPTRKERVLSRIRQTREGKLNSSEFGTRIRGTGEIAEQIRSLFKVFTRKHGLGQPLPPLDFTQFKPPTTGKGQQWLF from the coding sequence ATGCGGCACGGTTCTCATTTAAATCCGCCGAACCGGTTTGAAACGACATACTCCGAACCGGATCTGGAGCAGCTGGAGTGGGATGACGAATATCTCTCTCAGCCGCGACGAATTAAATACATCGACGATCAGGCGAAGTCAATCGTGACTGAAAACGATTCGCCCGACCTTAATTTTCGCTATAGCGTCAATCCGTATCGAGGCTGCGCGCATGGCTGCAGTTATTGTTACGCCCGGCCCTTTCATGAATATCTGGGGTTCAACGCGGGGCTCGACTTTGAAACGAAAATCATGGTCAAGCACGAAGCACCCAGATTATTGCGGGACTTTCTGAGCCAGGGTGACTGGAAGCCGGAATTAATCGCGTTCTCCGGAATCACCGATTGCTACCAACCGGCCGAGCGCGAATTCCAGTTAACGCGGCAATGTCTGGCGGTCGCATCCGAGGCCAATCAGCCGGTGGGAATCGTCACAAAAAATGCACTGGTGGTCCGCGATCTGGATCTGCTGGCATCAATGGCGCAGCGCGATCTGATCCATGTGAGTGTCTCGATCACCACGCTCGATACACAACTCGCTCGCGAGATGGAACCACGGACCAGCATTCCAGCGGCCCGACTGCGGGCGATTCGCGAACTAGCGGCTGCAGGAGTGCCAACGAAGGTGATGGTCTCGCCGATCATCGCCGGGTTGAACGATCATGAAATCCCCGAAATCCTGCAGGCAGCAAAAGAGGCCGGCGCACTGTCGGCGAGTTATATTCTATTGCGTCTGCCGTTGACAGTGGAGCCGGTCTTCCTCGAGTGGCTGGAACGAACACAGCCCACACGCAAGGAACGTGTGCTGAGCCGCATTCGACAGACGCGGGAGGGGAAGCTCAACAGTTCAGAATTCGGCACCCGCATCCGCGGCACCGGTGAGATCGCCGAACAGATCCGCAGTCTGTTCAAAGTCTTCACCCGCAAACACGGGTTAGGCCAACCGCTGCCGCCACTGGACTTCACGCAGTTCAAACCGCCAACGACCGGCAAGGGACAGCAGTGGTTGTTTTGA